A single Silvibacterium dinghuense DNA region contains:
- a CDS encoding ABC transporter permease — translation MRMLRVWLRRVAGMWRRDDGEFAAELESHLAMEIEAGEQRGLSPQEARRQALIRHGGVAQAQQAYRERRGLPWLEQLMQDIAYGARTLAAKPGFAVVAILTLALGIGANTAMFSVVDGVLLHPLPFPHPEELVTVNASKPNFPEGSISYLNFRDWHRYNRTLAGFAITRSTGYNMTGLGDAEEMRAELVSSDFFPLLGVKPVAGRLFAPGEDEIGRAPLAMIGEGFWKRKFGSDPKAIGRVLTLDGRDYTVVGVIPESFRLSIGRFREAEIYVPIGQFQNPALNDRGAGLGLHGIARLKPGVTQAQAQEDLLQVSARLEQQYPREDKGIRARLVNFQDSMVRDVKPLLLVLLGAVGCVLLIACVNVANLMLARAHARSQEFAVRAALGAGRGRLIRQLLTESAMLSLAGGALGLLVAALGTRAAIAALPATLPRAESIHISGPVLLFTFAASLLSGLLFGLVPARKVSRQSLVGTLKEGGRGTYGGQNRTQSTLVVLQMALALTLLAGAGLAVRSLVKLSNVEMGFDPHDVLTFGLQAAPSVGHADESGVRAYLREAEARLAATPGVEAVSLSWAAIPLYSEDDHFFWLDREARPQSESQMHSALRYIVGPGYLKVMGLRLLRGRFLAPGDDEHGARAIVVDDVFARTYFKGQDPIGRQLYLENFDDPAQVVGVVGHVNQWGLDSDASQSLRAETFESVLQLPPMQLGLVPSGMDVLVRVKGGDTGAAFAAVKRSMADMSREQVIYNPTTMDSIVSDSLAGWRFSMILLSVFAVTAVVLASLGIYGVIAYAVSERRQEIGVRMALGADRSRVMRWVLGQGGRLAVIGVALGLGCAALLTPMMASSALLYGVRSFDPLTMGAVTVVLLVVALAACAVPAWRATRVDPMAALRTE, via the coding sequence ATGCGGATGCTGAGGGTGTGGCTGCGCCGGGTAGCCGGCATGTGGCGGCGGGATGACGGGGAGTTTGCGGCGGAGCTTGAGAGCCATCTGGCGATGGAGATCGAGGCCGGTGAGCAGCGTGGGCTCAGCCCGCAGGAGGCGCGGCGGCAGGCGCTGATCCGGCACGGGGGCGTTGCGCAGGCCCAGCAGGCGTATCGTGAGCGGCGCGGGTTGCCGTGGCTCGAGCAGCTGATGCAGGACATCGCGTACGGAGCGCGGACACTGGCGGCGAAGCCGGGCTTCGCCGTGGTGGCGATCCTGACCCTGGCGCTGGGCATCGGTGCGAATACGGCGATGTTCTCGGTGGTGGACGGGGTGCTGCTGCATCCGCTGCCGTTTCCGCATCCGGAAGAGCTGGTGACGGTGAATGCGAGCAAGCCGAACTTTCCCGAGGGTTCGATCTCGTATCTGAACTTCCGTGACTGGCACCGTTATAACCGCACGCTCGCCGGCTTCGCGATCACGCGGAGCACGGGCTACAACATGACCGGCCTTGGAGACGCGGAGGAGATGCGTGCCGAGCTGGTGTCGTCAGACTTCTTTCCCTTGCTGGGGGTGAAGCCGGTGGCGGGGCGGCTGTTTGCGCCGGGCGAGGACGAGATTGGGCGCGCGCCGCTGGCGATGATCGGCGAGGGCTTCTGGAAGCGCAAGTTTGGCAGCGATCCGAAAGCGATTGGTCGCGTGCTGACACTGGATGGGCGCGATTACACGGTTGTGGGCGTGATCCCGGAAAGCTTTCGGCTGAGTATCGGACGTTTTCGAGAGGCTGAGATTTATGTGCCGATCGGGCAGTTCCAAAACCCGGCGCTGAACGATCGCGGGGCGGGGCTGGGACTGCACGGAATTGCGCGGCTGAAGCCCGGCGTTACGCAGGCGCAGGCACAGGAAGACCTGCTGCAGGTTTCCGCGCGGCTCGAGCAGCAGTATCCGCGTGAGGACAAGGGAATACGCGCCAGGCTGGTGAACTTCCAGGATTCCATGGTGCGCGATGTAAAGCCGCTGTTGCTGGTGCTGCTGGGCGCGGTGGGCTGCGTGCTGCTGATCGCCTGCGTGAATGTAGCCAACCTGATGCTGGCGCGGGCGCATGCGCGTTCGCAGGAGTTTGCGGTGCGCGCGGCATTGGGCGCGGGACGCGGACGGCTCATCCGCCAGCTGCTGACCGAGAGTGCGATGCTTTCGCTGGCCGGCGGCGCGCTGGGACTGCTGGTCGCGGCGCTCGGTACCAGGGCGGCCATTGCGGCGCTGCCGGCGACGCTGCCGCGTGCGGAGAGTATTCACATCAGCGGTCCGGTACTGCTCTTTACCTTCGCGGCCTCGCTGCTCTCGGGCCTGCTCTTCGGGCTCGTGCCGGCGCGCAAGGTTTCGCGGCAGAGTCTTGTCGGAACCCTCAAGGAGGGTGGCCGCGGAACGTATGGCGGCCAGAATCGTACGCAGAGCACGCTGGTGGTTCTGCAGATGGCCCTGGCCCTGACTCTGCTGGCCGGTGCCGGTCTCGCAGTGCGCAGCCTGGTGAAGCTCTCGAATGTGGAAATGGGCTTCGATCCGCATGATGTGCTGACCTTCGGGCTGCAGGCAGCTCCGTCGGTGGGCCATGCAGATGAGAGCGGCGTGCGTGCCTATCTGCGCGAGGCAGAGGCGCGGCTGGCAGCGACGCCGGGCGTTGAGGCTGTGTCGTTATCCTGGGCTGCGATCCCGCTCTACAGTGAGGACGATCATTTTTTCTGGCTGGATCGTGAGGCGCGGCCACAGAGCGAGAGCCAGATGCACTCGGCCCTCCGCTACATTGTGGGGCCCGGCTATCTCAAGGTGATGGGGTTGCGCCTGCTGCGAGGCCGCTTCCTCGCGCCCGGCGATGACGAGCATGGGGCGCGCGCGATCGTGGTCGATGATGTTTTCGCGCGAACGTATTTCAAGGGCCAGGACCCCATCGGCCGTCAGCTCTACCTCGAGAACTTCGATGATCCGGCGCAGGTGGTCGGTGTCGTCGGGCATGTGAACCAATGGGGACTCGATTCTGACGCGAGCCAGTCGCTGCGTGCCGAAACCTTCGAGTCGGTACTGCAGCTTCCACCTATGCAGCTGGGTCTCGTGCCCTCGGGCATGGATGTGCTGGTGCGGGTAAAGGGCGGCGATACGGGTGCGGCCTTTGCCGCGGTCAAGCGATCGATGGCCGACATGAGCCGCGAACAGGTGATCTATAACCCGACGACGATGGACTCGATTGTCAGCGATTCCCTGGCAGGCTGGCGCTTCTCGATGATCCTGCTGAGCGTCTTCGCGGTGACGGCGGTGGTGCTGGCGAGCCTGGGCATCTACGGCGTGATTGCCTATGCGGTGAGCGAGCGGCGGCAGGAGATCGGCGTGCGCATGGCGCTGGGCGCGGATCGTAGCCGGGTGATGCGCTGGGTGCTTGGACAAGGTGGGCGGCTGGCGGTCATCGGCGTGGCGCTGGGGTTGGGCTGTGCGGCGCTGCTGACGCCGATGATGGCCAGCTCGGCACTGCTCTACGGAGTGCGGTCCTTCGATCCGCTCACCATGGGTGCGGTGACGGTAGTGCTGCTGGTGGTGGCTCTGGCGGCCTGCGCGGTGCCGGCATGGCGGGCGACGCGGGTCGATCCAATGGCGGCATTGCGGACGGAGTAG
- a CDS encoding ABC transporter permease, whose translation MRMLRVWLRRVAGIWRRDDGEFAAELESHLAMEIEDGVRRGLSPQEARRQVLIRHGGVAQVQQAYRERRGLPWLEQLVQDVTYGARTLRRSPGFTSVAMLTLALGIATTTTVFRWIDGVVLRPLGGVSEPGRLVALDSLTANGELVPNSYPDYIDFRDHLKLLEGIAVYRPRAFTVGPRGRTERVTGEFVSGNFFSVLGVRAEAGHLFSPAEYGDAPGGYPVAVISDRYWRSHYGGDPGIVGRTIRVDEHELTVVGVADAAFQGSFAAMAFDIWVPYMERPVLEGVPEWMMRDRQDRAVIGMARLKPGVTLAEAQQELTALAARMAKADADTNAGMSAELLPLEKAPFGAQGLLTGPLRMLAGICLLVLAIVCVNVANLLLARATVRQREYGTRLALGAGRWRLARQVLTECLLLTLGAAALGLVATRWTVKLLAVLLPPGQMRLALPYGGELRAAAFTMGLCLLTTVAAGVVPAMLLALKPPAMPMSEGGRGGMAGRGGRRLRSALVTAEVALALVALVSAGLFVRSFEQAREMDPGFDPAHVLLGKFYLAGSGYDLAARKAFCRQLAEKMSAVPGVTAAAYSDGVPLGFEPSWWEDLEVAGYVPAPGENMKTFRNVVSPGYLDLMKIPMMEGREFTEHDDEQSRPVMIVNQTFARKYFGGREAIGRRVHGWGEWITVVGVVKDSKYHYVGERDVPYFYVPFRQFYRADMDLAFYVRGPAGDPMRMLAPLQEQVKSLDPDVNVYDADAMEDYIGASLYPQRVAASLLSAMGALAMVLAAVGLYSVVAYAVSLRTREIGVRMALGAKRVDVLRMVIGQALCLALVGTCVGGALSVLVARAAGSLSFTTSAMGSGVRLLSGGDAWSLLLAVLGAGGLLCAVSVVASLLPARSATQVNPVQALRAE comes from the coding sequence ATGCGGATGCTGAGGGTGTGGCTGCGCCGGGTGGCCGGCATATGGCGGCGGGATGACGGGGAGTTTGCGGCGGAGCTCGAGAGCCATCTGGCGATGGAGATCGAAGACGGCGTGCGCCGCGGGCTCAGCCCGCAGGAGGCGCGGCGGCAGGTGTTGATCCGGCACGGGGGAGTTGCGCAGGTACAGCAGGCGTATCGCGAGCGGCGCGGGCTGCCGTGGCTCGAGCAGCTGGTTCAGGACGTGACTTACGGAGCGCGGACGTTGCGCAGGAGCCCGGGCTTTACGAGTGTGGCGATGCTCACGCTGGCGCTGGGAATTGCGACGACGACCACCGTCTTTCGCTGGATAGACGGCGTGGTGCTGCGGCCGCTGGGCGGTGTGAGCGAGCCGGGGCGGCTGGTGGCGCTCGATTCACTGACTGCGAACGGCGAGCTGGTGCCGAATTCCTATCCCGACTACATCGACTTTCGCGACCACCTGAAGTTGCTGGAGGGTATCGCGGTGTATCGTCCGCGGGCTTTTACCGTAGGGCCGCGTGGGCGCACGGAGCGTGTGACGGGAGAATTTGTCTCGGGCAATTTTTTCTCGGTGCTGGGTGTAAGGGCAGAGGCGGGACATCTGTTTTCGCCGGCCGAGTATGGAGACGCGCCGGGCGGCTATCCGGTGGCGGTGATCAGCGACCGGTACTGGCGCTCGCACTATGGTGGTGATCCGGGGATCGTAGGCCGCACCATCCGCGTCGATGAGCACGAGCTGACGGTGGTGGGCGTGGCCGATGCGGCATTTCAGGGATCGTTTGCGGCGATGGCGTTCGACATCTGGGTGCCGTACATGGAGCGGCCGGTGCTCGAGGGTGTGCCGGAGTGGATGATGCGCGACCGGCAGGACCGCGCGGTGATCGGCATGGCAAGGCTGAAGCCGGGCGTGACGCTGGCCGAGGCGCAGCAGGAGCTGACAGCGCTGGCAGCGCGGATGGCGAAGGCGGATGCCGATACGAATGCGGGCATGAGCGCGGAGCTGCTGCCGCTGGAGAAGGCGCCGTTCGGGGCGCAAGGGCTGCTCACTGGACCGCTGCGGATGCTGGCGGGCATCTGCCTGCTGGTGCTGGCGATCGTCTGTGTGAATGTAGCGAACCTGCTGCTGGCGCGGGCGACGGTGCGGCAGCGGGAGTATGGAACACGGCTGGCGCTGGGTGCGGGACGCTGGCGGCTGGCGCGACAGGTGCTGACCGAGTGCCTGCTGCTGACGCTGGGCGCCGCGGCGCTGGGCCTGGTAGCCACGCGGTGGACGGTGAAGCTGCTCGCTGTCTTGTTGCCTCCGGGACAGATGCGGCTTGCGCTGCCATATGGAGGAGAGCTGCGTGCCGCGGCCTTCACCATGGGGTTGTGCCTGTTGACCACGGTTGCCGCCGGTGTGGTTCCAGCGATGCTGCTGGCGCTGAAGCCGCCGGCCATGCCGATGAGCGAGGGCGGGCGTGGCGGAATGGCTGGCCGCGGCGGGCGTCGGCTGCGCTCGGCGCTGGTGACTGCGGAGGTGGCTCTGGCGCTGGTGGCACTGGTTTCGGCAGGGCTGTTCGTGCGCAGCTTCGAGCAGGCACGAGAGATGGACCCGGGGTTCGATCCGGCGCATGTCCTGCTGGGGAAGTTCTACCTGGCGGGGAGTGGCTACGATCTGGCGGCACGCAAGGCGTTCTGCCGGCAGCTGGCGGAGAAGATGAGCGCGGTGCCGGGAGTGACAGCTGCGGCGTATTCGGATGGCGTGCCGCTGGGCTTTGAGCCGAGCTGGTGGGAAGACCTGGAGGTGGCGGGCTATGTTCCCGCGCCGGGCGAGAACATGAAGACCTTCCGCAACGTGGTGTCGCCGGGATACCTCGACCTGATGAAGATTCCGATGATGGAAGGCCGCGAGTTCACCGAGCATGACGACGAGCAGTCGAGGCCGGTGATGATCGTGAATCAGACCTTCGCGCGGAAATACTTCGGCGGACGCGAGGCGATAGGTCGTCGTGTGCATGGCTGGGGCGAATGGATCACCGTAGTGGGCGTGGTCAAGGACAGCAAGTACCACTACGTGGGCGAGCGGGACGTGCCGTACTTTTATGTGCCTTTCCGGCAGTTCTACCGCGCGGATATGGACCTGGCATTTTACGTGCGCGGGCCGGCGGGCGATCCGATGCGGATGCTGGCGCCGCTGCAGGAGCAGGTGAAATCGCTGGACCCGGACGTGAATGTCTATGACGCCGATGCGATGGAGGACTACATCGGGGCGTCGCTCTATCCGCAGCGCGTGGCGGCCAGCCTGCTGAGCGCGATGGGCGCTTTGGCCATGGTGCTGGCGGCAGTCGGGCTCTACAGCGTCGTGGCGTATGCAGTCTCGCTGCGGACGCGCGAGATCGGCGTGCGCATGGCGTTGGGCGCGAAGCGTGTCGATGTGTTGCGGATGGTCATCGGGCAGGCGCTGTGCCTGGCGCTGGTGGGCACGTGCGTGGGCGGAGCTCTGTCGGTACTGGTGGCGCGGGCGGCCGGATCGTTGTCGTTTACCACCTCGGCGATGGGCAGTGGCGTGCGGTTGCTGAGCGGTGGCGATGCGTGGTCGCTGCTGCTGGCGGTGCTTGGCGCGGGCGGTCTGCTGTGCGCGGTTTCGGTGGTGGCGTCTCTGCTGCCGGCGCGGAGCGCGACGCAGGTGAATCCAGTGCAGGCTTTACGAGCGGAGTGA
- a CDS encoding PadR family transcriptional regulator, which yields MGSKTDVRQGTLALMVLKTLETMGPQHGYGIARRIEQTSGEALSLNYGTLYPALLKLEQEGAISSRWGVSDNNRKAKFYELTRAGRKQLQRETEEWQQTAEIVNRFLGGMSEA from the coding sequence GTGGGAAGCAAGACGGACGTTCGCCAGGGAACGCTGGCGCTGATGGTGCTGAAGACGCTGGAGACGATGGGGCCGCAGCATGGGTATGGGATTGCGCGCCGCATCGAGCAGACGAGCGGCGAGGCCTTGTCGTTGAACTACGGAACGCTGTATCCGGCGCTGCTGAAGCTGGAGCAGGAGGGGGCGATCAGCTCGCGGTGGGGCGTCTCCGATAACAACCGCAAGGCGAAGTTCTATGAGCTGACGCGAGCCGGGCGGAAGCAGCTGCAGCGCGAGACCGAAGAGTGGCAGCAGACGGCGGAGATCGTAAACCGCTTTCTGGGCGGGATGAGCGAGGCCTAG
- a CDS encoding transglycosylase SLT domain-containing protein, whose protein sequence is MSLSRSLLALVALSLPAAAISQPQNAAPQRNAAQHQRVEQLIQSVEKAYQNGVSNYQQGHLEAARSNFDYAVDQMLTCGIPIKNDPDLSAEFDHIVDAVNTLEMDALTQGNGLSAPADPTPAEAAEQATFKVDPTVVAEAQAALKTTQSDLPLVINDTVAGYIDFFTKSRAGHATIVASLQRAGLYRDMIQKVLKREGLPQDLIYLAFAESGFRPRVVNAGSGAGGMWQFMPWGVYGLDRNGWYDERFDPEKATEAYARLIKANYDQLGDWYLAIAAYNWGAGAVQRAVQRTGYADFWELYRRNNLPEQTKQYVPEIIAVALIAKNPKQYGLDSIVPDQPIVTDTVQTNYSVSLQLAADIVGSTASDLADLNPSLLRGVTPPDESFDLHLPAGTKELFEKRIAAIPEDRRRYWRFHAVHAGDTLEEVAREYHVSASEIAAENQIAGGSDLSGLDAVVIPVSPVTAPVRKSALYVTRRGDSLITVADRFNVTVEDLKAWNHLSSSAVPAGRRLYISEPAHVSSARRTERGAATQAHRTGKEKAGVTKAGSAKTGSTKAGTAKGRSTSEASASTKRKPRHS, encoded by the coding sequence ATGTCTCTTTCCCGATCGCTCCTTGCTCTCGTCGCGTTGTCGCTTCCTGCGGCAGCGATCTCGCAGCCTCAGAATGCTGCACCGCAGCGCAATGCCGCCCAGCATCAGCGCGTGGAGCAGCTGATCCAGAGTGTCGAGAAGGCTTATCAGAACGGCGTTTCCAATTACCAGCAGGGACACCTGGAGGCAGCGCGGTCGAACTTCGACTACGCGGTGGATCAGATGCTGACGTGCGGGATTCCAATCAAGAACGATCCGGACCTGAGCGCGGAGTTCGACCATATCGTCGATGCGGTGAACACACTCGAAATGGATGCGCTGACCCAGGGCAATGGCCTGAGCGCGCCGGCTGATCCTACGCCGGCCGAGGCCGCGGAGCAGGCAACGTTCAAGGTGGATCCCACCGTGGTGGCCGAGGCGCAGGCGGCGCTGAAGACCACGCAGTCGGATTTGCCGCTGGTCATCAATGACACAGTGGCCGGCTATATCGACTTCTTCACCAAGAGCCGCGCGGGGCACGCGACGATCGTGGCTTCCTTGCAGAGGGCCGGACTGTATCGGGACATGATTCAGAAGGTGCTGAAGCGGGAGGGCCTGCCGCAGGACCTGATCTACCTCGCGTTTGCCGAGTCGGGCTTTCGTCCGCGCGTGGTGAATGCCGGCTCCGGGGCCGGAGGCATGTGGCAGTTCATGCCCTGGGGCGTGTATGGGCTCGATCGCAACGGCTGGTATGACGAGCGCTTCGATCCGGAGAAGGCGACGGAGGCTTACGCGCGTCTGATCAAGGCCAACTACGATCAGCTGGGCGACTGGTACCTGGCAATTGCTGCCTACAACTGGGGCGCGGGTGCGGTGCAACGGGCCGTGCAGCGCACGGGCTACGCAGACTTCTGGGAGCTCTACAGGCGCAACAATTTGCCGGAGCAGACCAAGCAGTACGTGCCGGAAATCATTGCCGTGGCGCTGATTGCGAAGAATCCCAAGCAATATGGGCTGGACAGCATCGTGCCCGATCAGCCGATCGTGACCGATACGGTGCAGACGAACTATTCGGTCAGTCTGCAGCTGGCTGCGGACATCGTGGGTTCGACGGCTTCGGATCTGGCGGATCTCAATCCGAGCCTGCTGCGCGGTGTGACACCACCGGATGAGAGCTTCGATCTGCACCTGCCGGCAGGAACCAAAGAGCTTTTCGAAAAGCGCATTGCGGCGATTCCCGAGGACCGGCGGCGCTACTGGCGTTTTCACGCCGTGCATGCGGGAGACACGCTGGAAGAGGTGGCGCGCGAGTATCACGTGAGCGCGTCGGAGATCGCGGCAGAGAATCAGATTGCCGGCGGCTCGGATCTGAGCGGGCTCGATGCGGTGGTGATCCCGGTATCGCCGGTGACGGCGCCGGTGCGCAAGAGTGCTCTCTATGTAACGCGGCGCGGAGACTCGCTCATCACGGTTGCCGATCGGTTCAATGTGACGGTGGAAGATCTCAAGGCATGGAACCACCTGAGCAGCTCGGCCGTGCCTGCGGGGCGGCGGCTCTACATCAGCGAGCCGGCGCATGTGAGTTCCGCGCGTCGAACCGAGCGGGGTGCAGCGACGCAAGCGCACAGAACAGGAAAAGAAAAAGCCGGTGTTACAAAAGCCGGCTCGGCGAAAACAGGCTCCACAAAAGCCGGCACTGCGAAGGGCCGGAGCACATCGGAGGCCAGCGCTTCGACGAAGCGGAAGCCGCGTCATTCCTGA
- the lepA gene encoding translation elongation factor 4, which yields MDSKYIRNFAIIAHIDHGKSTLSDRLLELTGSLTAREMQAQVLDAMDLERERGITIKAHSVRMMYPAKDGNTYQLNLIDTPGHVDFSYEVSRSLASCEGALLVVDASQGVEAQTLANAYLAISNGLEIIPVINKIDLPSADIPRTQEMIESAVGIDATDAIPVSAKTGLGVPDILEAVVHRLPPPTGDPDKPLQALIFDSWFDPYRGVIVLARVINGRMRKGMKIKLMSNGKVFDIESMGVLTPKPVEIAELSAGEVGFFVATIKNVADTKIGDTVTDADAPATDMLPGFEDIKSMVFAGLYTVDSHEHTMLREALEKLRLNDSSFFFEPESSAALGFGFRCGFLGLLHMEIIQERLEREFDLDLITTAPGVRYKITMTDGSILEVDNPSRWPDVTEIEQIEEPIITATILTNEEYVGGILKLVEDKRGRQKNLEYVTPTRVMITYELPLNEIVLDFYDRLKSVSRGYASLDYHISGTWVSPMVKMDILVSGEPVDALSIIVHRDFAYDRGKALVSKMRELIPRQMFEVAIQAAIGAKIVARETVSAIRKNVIAKCYGGDISRKRKLLEKQKEGKKRMKRIGKVDIPQEAFLAVLKIGDDSGR from the coding sequence ATGGACAGCAAGTACATCCGCAATTTCGCCATCATCGCGCACATCGATCATGGCAAGTCCACGCTCTCTGACCGCCTCCTCGAGCTGACCGGTTCGCTGACCGCGCGCGAGATGCAGGCGCAGGTGCTCGACGCCATGGACCTCGAGCGCGAACGCGGCATCACCATCAAGGCGCACTCGGTGCGCATGATGTACCCGGCGAAGGACGGCAACACCTATCAGCTCAACCTGATCGACACGCCCGGCCACGTCGACTTCTCCTATGAAGTCTCGCGCTCGCTCGCCTCCTGCGAAGGCGCGCTGCTGGTCGTCGATGCCTCGCAGGGTGTCGAAGCACAGACGCTCGCGAACGCCTATCTCGCCATCTCCAACGGCCTCGAGATCATCCCGGTCATCAACAAGATCGATCTACCCAGTGCCGACATTCCGCGCACGCAAGAGATGATCGAGTCCGCTGTCGGCATCGACGCGACGGATGCGATTCCCGTCAGCGCAAAGACCGGCCTCGGCGTGCCCGACATTCTCGAAGCGGTCGTCCACCGCCTGCCCCCGCCCACCGGCGATCCGGACAAGCCGTTGCAGGCGCTCATCTTCGACTCCTGGTTCGATCCCTATCGCGGCGTCATCGTGCTCGCCCGCGTCATCAACGGACGCATGCGCAAGGGCATGAAGATCAAGCTGATGTCGAACGGCAAGGTCTTCGATATCGAATCGATGGGCGTGCTCACACCCAAGCCGGTCGAGATCGCAGAGCTGTCCGCCGGCGAAGTCGGCTTCTTCGTCGCGACCATCAAGAACGTCGCGGATACCAAGATCGGCGACACGGTGACCGACGCCGACGCACCGGCCACCGACATGCTCCCCGGCTTCGAAGACATCAAGTCGATGGTCTTCGCCGGCCTCTACACCGTCGACTCGCACGAGCACACCATGCTCCGCGAAGCCCTTGAGAAGCTTCGCCTCAACGACTCGTCTTTCTTCTTCGAGCCGGAGAGCTCGGCCGCGCTCGGCTTCGGCTTCCGCTGCGGCTTCCTCGGCCTGCTGCACATGGAGATCATCCAGGAGCGCCTGGAGCGCGAGTTCGACCTGGACCTGATCACCACCGCGCCTGGCGTGCGCTACAAGATCACCATGACCGACGGCTCCATTCTCGAGGTGGATAACCCCTCGCGCTGGCCGGACGTCACCGAGATCGAGCAGATCGAAGAACCGATCATCACTGCCACCATCCTGACGAATGAAGAGTATGTCGGCGGCATCCTCAAGCTGGTCGAGGACAAGCGCGGCCGCCAGAAGAATCTCGAGTACGTCACACCCACGCGCGTGATGATCACCTACGAGCTGCCGCTCAACGAGATCGTCCTCGACTTCTATGACCGCCTCAAGTCCGTCTCGCGCGGATACGCCTCGCTCGATTACCACATCTCCGGAACGTGGGTTTCGCCGATGGTGAAGATGGACATCCTCGTTTCAGGCGAGCCGGTCGACGCGCTCTCGATCATCGTGCACCGCGACTTCGCCTACGACCGCGGCAAGGCGCTGGTCTCGAAGATGCGCGAGCTCATCCCACGGCAGATGTTCGAAGTCGCCATCCAGGCGGCCATCGGCGCCAAGATCGTCGCCCGCGAAACGGTCAGCGCCATCCGCAAGAACGTCATCGCCAAGTGCTACGGCGGCGACATCTCGCGTAAGCGCAAGCTGCTCGAAAAACAGAAGGAAGGCAAGAAGCGCATGAAGCGGATCGGCAAGGTCGATATCCCGCAGGAAGCCTTCCTCGCCGTGCTCAAAATAGGGGACGACAGCGGCCGATAG
- a CDS encoding OmpH family outer membrane protein, which yields MMRVISRSITLAGLLTAGLGLNAFAQAGAAAASTAPTGATKVAVINFQAAVLGSNEGQRNMAELRKKFEPKQTQLKNEADSIDALKKQLQTSGSTLSDADRQAKLKQIDDKEKEYQRSGEDAQNDFQSEMQEGYQQLAEKVFAVLNSYATDNGYGLVLDASAGGQQQLPTVLWANKEADITKAVVDAYNAKSGIPAPAPSAPTPAKSATPHTAAPKQ from the coding sequence ATGATGCGCGTGATTTCACGTTCGATAACTCTTGCCGGTCTGCTGACCGCAGGTCTGGGCCTCAATGCCTTTGCTCAGGCGGGCGCAGCCGCGGCCTCGACCGCTCCGACGGGCGCGACCAAGGTTGCTGTGATCAACTTTCAGGCCGCCGTTCTTGGGAGCAATGAGGGACAGCGGAACATGGCCGAGCTGCGCAAGAAGTTCGAGCCGAAGCAGACGCAGCTGAAGAATGAGGCCGACTCTATCGATGCGCTCAAGAAGCAGCTGCAAACCTCCGGCAGCACGCTGAGCGACGCCGATCGTCAGGCCAAGCTGAAGCAGATCGACGACAAGGAGAAGGAGTATCAGCGCAGCGGTGAAGATGCGCAGAACGACTTCCAGAGCGAGATGCAGGAAGGCTATCAGCAGCTGGCCGAAAAGGTCTTCGCAGTTCTGAACTCCTACGCAACTGACAACGGCTACGGCCTGGTACTCGATGCCTCGGCAGGCGGCCAGCAGCAGCTGCCGACCGTTCTGTGGGCGAACAAGGAAGCCGACATCACGAAGGCTGTCGTGGATGCCTACAACGCGAAGTCGGGCATTCCTGCTCCTGCACCTTCGGCTCCGACTCCGGCCAAGAGCGCAACCCCGCACACCGCGGCTCCGAAGCAGTAA